Proteins encoded in a region of the Panicum hallii strain FIL2 chromosome 3, PHallii_v3.1, whole genome shotgun sequence genome:
- the LOC112883993 gene encoding aspartic proteinase nepenthesin-1-like — protein sequence MRSPRTKLKSKMAPTALVSLVLFCLSNVLITCSGSGGTGAETGIRMKLTHVDAKGSYTAEERVRRAVAASRQRLASMRATSGGGGVSALVHWATRQYIAEYLVGDPPQRAEALIDTGSDLIWTQSTACLRKVCARQDLPYFNASASGSFAPVPCRDRACAANYRHLCALDGGCTFVASYGAGSVIGFLGTDAFAFQSGSAALAFGCVSFTRVTPGALHGASGLIGLGRGRLSLVSQTGATRFSYCLTPYFHNDGASSHLLVGAAASLGGGGPVTSMPFVESPKDFPFSTFYYLPLEGITVGDTKLPIPSSAFDLRQVDKGYWAGGVIIDSGSPFTSLAEAAYEPLRDELAGQLNGSLVAPPADSGLALCVTRGDVDRVVPTLVLHFGGGADMALPPGNYWAPVDKSTACMAILEGYEQSIIGNFQQQNMHLLFDVAGGRFSFQTADCSTL from the coding sequence ATGAGGTCTCCGAGAACAAAGCTCAAATCGAAAATGGCGCCAACGGCATTGGTATCACTCGTGCTCTTCTGCCTCAGCAATGTCCTAATAACctgcagcggcagcggcggcactGGCGCCGAGACAGGGATCCGCATGAAGCTCACCCACGTCGACGCCAAGGGGAGCTACACCGCGGAGGAGCGCGTGCGGCGAGCCGTCGCCGCCAGCCGGCAGCGCCTGGCCTCCATGCGCGCCaccagcggcggtggcggcgtgaGCGCGCTGGTGCACTGGGCGACCCGGCAGTACATCGCGGAGTACCTGGTCGGCGACCCGCCGCAGCGCGCGGAGGCGCTCATCGACACCGGCAGCGACCTCATCTGGACGCAGTCCACGGCGTGCCTCCGGAAGGTCTGCGCGCGGCAGGACCTGCCCTACTTCAACGCGTCGGCCTCCGGCAGCTTCGCGCCCGTGCCGTGCCGGGACAGGGCGTGCGCGGCGAACTACCGGCACCTCTGTGCCCTGGACGGCGGCTGCACGTTCGTGGCCAGCTACGGCGCCGGCAGCGTCATCGGGTTCCTCGGCACCGACGCCTTCGCGTTCCAGTCCGGCAGCGCGGCGCTCGCCTTCGGGTGCGTGAGCTTCACGCGCGTCACGCCGGGGGCACTCCACGGCGCGTCGGGGCTCATCGGCCtcggccgcggccgcctctCGCTCGTCTCCCAGACGGGCGCCACCAGGTTCTCCTACTGCCTCACGCCCTACTTCCACAACGACGGCGCGTCGAGCCACCTGCTCGTCGGCGCCGCGGCGAgcctgggcggcggcgggcccgtGACGTCCATGCCGTTCGTGGAGAGCCCCAAGGACTTCCCCTTCAGCACGTTCTACTACCTCCCTCTGGAGGGCATCACCGTCGGGGACACCAAGCTGCCCATCCCGAGCTCGGCGTTCGACCTCCGGCAGGTCGACAAGGGGTACTGGGCGGGCGGCGTCATCATCGACTCCGGCAGCCCGTTCACATCGCTCGCCGAGGCCGCGTACGAGCCGCTGCGCGACGAGCTGGCGGGCCAGCTGAACGGCAGCCTCGTGGCGCCGCCGGCGGACAGCGGCCTGGCGCTGTGCGTGACGCGGGGCGACGTCGACAGGGTGGTGCCGACGCTGGTGCTCCACTTCGGCGGTGGCGCGGACATGGCCCTCCCGCCGGGGAACTACTGGGCGCCGGTGGACAAGTCGACGGCGTGCATGGCGATCCTCGAAGGGTACGAGCAGAGCATCATCGGCAACTTCCAGCAACAGAACATGCACCTCCTCTTCGACGTCGCCGGGGGGCGGTTCTCCTTCCAGACCGCCGACTGCAGCACGCTCTGA
- the LOC112883795 gene encoding BTB/POZ domain-containing protein NPY4-like, translating into MKYMKLGSKPDVFQTDGNSIRFVTTELATDIVITVGDVKFYLHKFPLLSKSSRLQTLVASTNEESNDEVDISDIPGGPAAFEICAKFCYGMIVTLNAYNVLAARCAAEYLEMFETIDKGNLIYKIDVFLSASIFRTWKDSIIVLQSTKSLQQWTENLKVINHCVDSIASKASMDPSEVDWSYTYNRKKLPSESGLDSHWNGVRKQQTVPRDWWVEDLCDLEVCLYKKVILAIKAKGRTSSDVIGEALRAYACRRLFSSLDNAVNNGLDCTKHCAALETTISLLPAEKGSVSCGLLLKLLRASCLLGSGENYREDLIKRIGTQLDRASVSDLLLPADSSDDAMYNVDMVTSILEEFMLHHKDGSEPKLQEDDDTMDVADNLINSISISSKLGAVTKLIDAYLSEIAKDPGLPLEKFIALAESLPPASRPVHDALYRAIDVYLKEHPTLSKSEKKQICALMDCRKLSADASAHAVQNERLPLRVVVQVLFFEQVRQSSASAAVPSAAHSFLLPREDGTSCGSSRSATTTATEDEQWAGVVGAPASTSGGDASSLRSVSLAASKRGDGAGGKKKAKGGAVVPAPAKRVLGKLWSGKASNGENSGSDDTSESPAGSLNQEETKSTPSRITRHSVS; encoded by the exons ATGAAGTACATGAAGCTTGGATCGAAGCCGGATGTCTTTCAGACAGATGGGAACAGCATCAG GTTTGTTACAACTGAGCTGGCAACGGATATTGTTATCACTGTTGGGGATGTCAAGTTCTATCTTCACAAG TTCCCTCTTTTGTCGAAGAGTTCCCGCTTACAAACATTGGTAGCCTCAACAAATGAGGAAAGCAATGATGAAGTAGATATCTCTGATATCCCCGGTGGACCTGCGGCATTTGAAATTTGCGCCAAGTTCTGCTACGGAATGATTGTCACGCTGAACGCCTACAATGTCCTCGCAGCGCGTTGTGCAGCTGAGTATCTTGAGATGTTCGAGACGATTGACAAGGGAAACCTCATCTACAAGATTGATGTGTTCTTGTCCGCAAGCATATTCCGGACCTGGAAGGACTCGATCATTGTGCTGCAGTCGACAAAGTCACTTCAGCAATGGACTGAGAACCTGAAGGTGATCAACCATTGTGTCGATTCCATCGCCTCCAAGGCTTCCATGGATCCATCAGAGGTTGATTGGTCATACACCTACAACAGGAAGAAGCTTCCATCAGAGAGCGGTCTCGATTCGCACTGGAACGGTGTTAGGAAGCAGCAGACAGTGCCTAGAGACTGGTGGGTGGAGGACCTCTGTGACCTTGAGGTGTGCTTGTACAAGAAAGTCATCTTGGCCATCAAGGCCAAGGGGAGGACAAGCAGCGATGTGATCGGTGAAGCTCTGAGAGCTTACGCGTGCCGGCGGCTGTTCAGTTCCCTTGACAATGCCGTCAACAATGGGCTTGACTGCACAAAGCATTGTGCAGCTCTTGAAACCACCATCTCCCTGTTGCCAGCTGAGAAAGGTTCAGTCTCTTGTGGTCTCCTCCTGAAGCTGCTGAGAGCTTCATGCCTGCTGGGGTCCGGTGAGAATTACCGCGAAGACTTGATCAAGAGAATTGGCACGCAGCTGGACAGAGCTTCGGTCTCAGACCTTTTGCTACCTGCAGACTCAAGTGATGATGCAATGTACAATGTTGACATGGTCACATCAATACTGGAGGAGTTCATGCTGCATCACAAAGATGGGAGTGAGCCAAAGTTGCAGGAAGATGATGACACCATGGATGTAGCTGACAACCTGATCAATTCTATCTCCATCTCTTCAAAGCTGGGCGCTGTCACAAAGCTGATCGATGCATATCTCTCTGAGAtcgccaaggaccccggccTTCCTCTGGAGAAGTTCATTGCGCTCGCTGAATCATTGCCTCCTGCATCTCGACCGGTGCACGACGCGCTCTACCGTGCCATTGATGTTTACCTCAAG GAGCATCCAACGCTGTCGAAGAGCGAGAAGAAGCAGATATGCGCGCTGATGGACTGCCGGAAGCTGTCCGCCGATGCGAGCGCGCACGCCGTGCAGAACGAGCGCCTCCCCCTGCGCGTGGTGGTGCAGGTCCTCTTCTTCGAGCAGGTCCGGCAGTCGTCGGCCTCTGCCGCTGTTCCGTCCGCCGCGCACTCGTTCCTCCTGCCCAGGGAGGACGGCACCTCGTGCGGCAGCTCAAGATCCGCGACCACAACGGCGACCGAGGACGAGCAGTGGGCCGGCGTCGTGGGCGCGCCGGCGTCCACGTCTGGCGGTGACGCCAGCTCTCTCCGGTCAGTGAGCCTGGCGGCCAGCAAGAGAGGTGACGGCGCCGGCGGCAAGAAGAAAGCGAAGGGCGGCGCGGTTGTGCCGGCGCCGGCAAAGAGGGTGCTGGGGAAGCTGTGGTCCGGCAAGGCCAGCAACGGGGAGAACAGCGGGTCGGACGACACGTCGGAGAGCCCCGCCGGATCCCTCAACCAGGAGGAGACCAAGTCAACGCCGTCACGGATCACGAGGCACTCCGTGTCGTAG
- the LOC112886486 gene encoding zinc finger protein 1-like, producing the protein MAVEAVLDAAATPSPEVVFAAAAAPATSSGGDEEEVEGQEAKAVTDQQQRAEGWAKRKRSRRRREQLPREPTEEEYLALCLVMLARGRRDVAAPAPPHQQEPHACSVCGKAFASYQALGGHKASHRTKPPAPVATASTAAGAEQQQQQHAAPAPSSSPAGSAGEGGKPAAAAHECNVCGKAFPTGQALGGHKRCHYDGTIGSAAAPARSSRVTSSTAVGGFDLNLPALPDVPERCGAVPEEEEVLSPLAFKKPRFMIPA; encoded by the coding sequence ATGGCAGTGGAGGCGGTTCTTGACGCGGCGgcgacgccgtcgccggagGTGGTGTTCGCagctgcggcggcgccggcgacgagcagcggcggcgacgaggaggaggtaGAGGGCCAGGAGGCGAAGGCGGTGACGGATCAGCAGCAGCGCGCCGAAGGGTGGGCGAAGCGGAAGCGCTCCAGGCGCCGCCGCGAGCAGCTGCCCAGGGAGCCCACGGAGGAGGAGTACCTGGCGCTCTGCCTCGTCATGctggcgcgcggccgccgcgacgtcgctgcccccgcgccgccgcatcAGCAGGAGCCGCACGCGTGCTCCGTCTGCGGCAAGGCGTTCGCGTCCTACCAGGCGCTCGGCGGCCACAAGGCCAGCCACCGCACCAAGCCGCCGGCTCCGGTCGCTACTGcttcgacggcggccggcgcggagcagcagcagcagcagcacgcgGCGCCGGCACCGTCGTCGTCGCCCGCGGGATCCGCCGGCGAAGGCGGCAAgcccgcggccgcggcgcacGAGTGCAACGTGTGCGGGAAGGCGTTCCCGACGGggcaggcgctgggcggccaCAAGCGCTGCCACTACGACGGCACCAtcggcagcgccgccgcgccagcGCGCAGCAGCCGCGTCACGTCGTCAACGGCGGTCGGCGGCTTCGACCTGAACCTGCCGGCGCTGCCGGATGTCCCGGAGCGGTGCGGGGCGgtgccggaggaggaggaggtgctcAGCCCGCTCGCCTTCAAGAAGCCCCGGTTCATGATCCCCGCGTAA